The genomic DNA GATGAATTATTAATAAAGCAAATTATGATTGAGGGAACTCTTTCCATTCAATCCGGAGACAACCCTAGGATCGTTAAAGACAAACTTGCCAGCTTCCTCCCTCCGTCCGAACGCGGTGTCTTGAAGGAAGAAGGGGATTAATCCGGGAACGAATCCCGTACGGTTGGAAGACTTATGGCGCAGCAAAAATGTCCAGAATGCATTCAGAACATCCCCGAATACATGCTTACGTACGGGGACATGGTGACACTTCTCCTATGTTTCTTTATCATGCTTTATAAAACCGGTAAGACGAACGCGATCGAAATGCAGATCATTCTTTCGGCGTTTAAAACGACGACCGGCTTCTTTGACGGAGGACAGACCCTGTCCAAAGGTAAGCTGGAAGAGATGGGGATGAATATCGAAAGTCTTCCATCGATGACTACCGGTAAGGCTCTTTCCAAATCTAAGAAGACTGCGACCGAGTTATTTAAGCCCGAGATCGAAGCCGGCAAGGTCCGCGTAACGGAAGACGAACGCGGACTAGTGATAAGCTTGGTGGGCGCGGATTATTTCGGACCAGGTTCGGCGATTCTTAATGATCCGATTAAATCAACGCTGAAGAAAGCGAGCGGGTTAATAAAAAATTTAGAACGCTTCGTACGGGTCGAAGGACATTGCGACGCGGATGCGGTGGTGCCGGGCGCAAATCCGAATCGAGAAGAACGTGCCTATTTGAATAATTGGGACCTCGCCGGCGCTAGAGCGATAAATTCCACCGATTATTTAGTCGGTGTCGGTAGGTTGGATCCGAGTTGGTTTCAAGCCGTAAGTTTCGGATCTTATCGGCCTTTAGCCGTAGAATACGAAGGAACACCGGAAGCAAAAGCCTTCAATCGAAGGATAGATATCGTAATCTTAACCGATAAATCCACGAAGAGAGGACCGCATGAATCGAATTACGGTCTTCCAAAGAGCCGCGTTCCCGGCTCGGAAACTTCCACCGAAAGTGGATTCTAAAAGAGAAAAAGGAGAAGTAACCCATGGGTGATCCCGAAATAGACGAAGAAGAAGGCGGCGTCCCCGCCGCGGACGGCGGAGCCGGTTCTTCTCCACTTATAAAATGGCTCATCTATATTGCGGGAGCCGTCTTTGGAATTATCATCGTCGTACTTGTGTCTATGTTTGTCGCCAAACAAGCTGCTACGAGTACGTTTAGGGAGATGAAGAACGTTTCCTTGGTTAAGCCTCCTCCTCCTTTAGTCACGTTTGCTTTCCAAGAAGAATTCAGGATTAATACGGCCGATAAGGGTGAAACGCACTTCGTCAAAATGAAACTCTCTTTCGGCGTCGCAAAAGACGATACGAAGATAACGAATGAATTGGCGGAACGAATCGCTCAAATGCGGGATTTGGTGAACTTGATCGTCGGTCGCAAAACTAAGGACGATTTAATCGACGTGGAAGATCAATTGGATCTTCGTGAAGAAATCAAAGCTCAAATTAACCACATACTTTCGGAAGGAAAGATTCAGGAAGTCTACTTTACGGAATTTATCGTGAACTAATGACAAATCCCAAAGTACTAGGAGTCATCCCGGCAAGGTTCGGAAGTTCAAGGTTCCCGGGAAAGCCCCTCGTTCAGATAGGGGATTTCCCCATGATTCTCTGGACATATAAGAATTCTCTAAAGTCTTCTTTAGTGGATGAGTTAGTCGTAGCGACCGACGACGAGAGAATTCTTATGACAGTTTTGGATAGCGGAGGCAACGCAGTAATGACGTCTCCGGACCATCCGTCCGGAACGGATAGAATCCGAGAGGTCGCATTACGGTTTCCAAACTTCGGCGTCGTCGTAAATATACAAGGTGACGAGCCGGGTATAGAGGCCAACTTGATAGACGGCGTGGCACGGCTGAAAATAGACCGAAAAGATTGGGCCATGACTACTGCTGCCGTGCCGATGGATCCCAATGAAATCAACGATCCGAATAGGGTTAAAGTAGTGATGGATGCGAAGGGTAAAGCTTTGTATTTTTCCCGTTCACCGATTCCGAGCCAGTTTAAGAAAAACGTTCCGGCGTTCCGACATCTTGGAATCTACGCATACGATCGTGATTTCTTATTAAGTTACCCCGATCTTCCCGCTAGTCCTTTAGAGGAATCGGAATCCTTGGAACAATTGCGTGCGTTGGAAGCGGGATATTCGATCGGAGTACATATAACGGAGCGAGCTGCATTAAGCGTGGACACTCCGAATGATTTAAAATTAGTAATTCAAGATTTTCAAGCCAAAGGCCTGATATAGAATCGAACGATCGCTTGCGAATTTAACCGCTTCGCCCTCTAAGATGAAATCGATTCCTTAACCTAAAGCTTCTTGCAGGGTATTATGGATCAGTACGAAGTCCGTCAATCCGACTATATCCATTACTTTACGGAAATGATCGTTTAAACCGGCAAATTCAATCTTTGCAGAAGATTCCGCAGCCTTCGTAATCAAACTTATCAACGTAGCAAGTCCCGCAGAATTGATGTAAGATGTTCCGTGAAAATTCAGAATTACTCGAGCTCTACGCAATTCCGGAATAGAATGATATTTATTGATGATATCTTCGTCGGCATCGGAAGTGATCTCGCCTGAGATATGTAATACCGGTACAGACGGCTCCAAGTCCACGGTTATTTTGAATTCGTCAGACATATGCCTTATTTATCACAAAGACCCTCTCTTGAAACCCGAGTCAACCCCGTTTCAAAGGGTTTTTGAAAGGCTGGACTGCCATTTTGCCGAGCAAGATTAGGTGTAATGTTCTAGCTCCTGCGGAGAAAGTTTGTCGAATATTTCCCCGCACTTAGTGCACTGGAAGGCGACTTCTTTAGGTTTAGAGGAAATACCGAATAGAATCAAGAACCACGCGGATTTTGAATAGGTTTTGAGCTCTTTTACAAAGGGAGAATTTCGAGTAGTTCCGCAGGTTCGACAATGAGGCGCTTCTGATCCGTTCACATTTCCAGCATTAGAGGAGGGCGGAAAAGTTCCAGAAGAAAAGCCCGTACAGCGGAGAAAAGGGTGGGGAACCCCCACCCTTTTAGGGATTAGTTTTGTGCGAGGTGGATTACGTATTTTGCGACTAATTTAAGTTTATCGTCGCCTAGATACTTAAAGGCCACCATCGTACCGCCTGGAATTCCGTTATTTAACGTTTTTAGAATACCGGCTTCGGTCGGTCCGTTCTTCCATTCTTTCGCAGGAGCCTTATAATTACGCGGTTTAGGATTAAGGTTCGCTGCTGCGAGTCCGTCTCCGGCGCCTTTTTCACCGTGGCAAGATGCACAGTTTGCTGCAAAAATTTCTTTTCCCTGCTCCAATTCAGGAGTAAGGGCAGGAGCCGCGGTAGCAGCAGGCGCAGCCGCTTCTTTTTTGGATTCGTTTTTATCACCACAGTTCAGAACCAGAGCCAAAGCGAGGACGGTCGCAGAGGCGGAAATTAATAGAGCCCGATTTTTCATGGACTTCTCCTTTTTCATGGTTCCATCTTTCTCCGTTAGGATTGGAAAGCAAAGGAATTTTTTTGTCACAGAAACGTCCGAGAAACTTGACCTATATCAATGAGAAAATAATTTTCCAAGGCGGAAGAACGATCTCAAAGAAATTTGCGACCGCATTCCTTTATCGAATCCGGTAGCATTGGTTCATTGGATAGGTTTAAAGATGGATCCTGTTTTTGGTTCCATCCTATCGAATATGACAGGCATATCGATCGTAACGGATTCTGTGACGGGTTTTCCTTCCGATTGACCTTCCAAGATGCACATCGTTTTTGCGCCTTCCTCTAGATCGATGACGGCAAGGACATACGGAGCTCGCGAAGCTAGATGACCGAAACCTACATGAACGACCGTGTAGGTGTAGATTTTTCCCTTTCCGCTAAAGACTTTTTCCTGTAAGGAATCACTTCCGCAGCGAGTGCAAGCGACTGCCGGTTCAGTCATTTCAAATCCGCAAGAAGTACATTTCTTTCCTTTGAGTACGTTTAGTTCTATAGTCTCCATTTCTACTCGCCTCTCTGCAGAATATGCACAATACTGACGGCGCCAGGACCGCCCAAAACGTGAGTGAGTGCGGTTCGCGCATTTGCGACCTGCCGTTTTTCGGCT from Leptospira fainei serovar Hurstbridge str. BUT 6 includes the following:
- the kdsB gene encoding 3-deoxy-manno-octulosonate cytidylyltransferase, with amino-acid sequence MTNPKVLGVIPARFGSSRFPGKPLVQIGDFPMILWTYKNSLKSSLVDELVVATDDERILMTVLDSGGNAVMTSPDHPSGTDRIREVALRFPNFGVVVNIQGDEPGIEANLIDGVARLKIDRKDWAMTTAAVPMDPNEINDPNRVKVVMDAKGKALYFSRSPIPSQFKKNVPAFRHLGIYAYDRDFLLSYPDLPASPLEESESLEQLRALEAGYSIGVHITERAALSVDTPNDLKLVIQDFQAKGLI
- a CDS encoding c-type cytochrome; this encodes MKNRALLISASATVLALALVLNCGDKNESKKEAAAPAATAAPALTPELEQGKEIFAANCASCHGEKGAGDGLAAANLNPKPRNYKAPAKEWKNGPTEAGILKTLNNGIPGGTMVAFKYLGDDKLKLVAKYVIHLAQN
- a CDS encoding flagellar basal body-associated FliL family protein, with translation MGDPEIDEEEGGVPAADGGAGSSPLIKWLIYIAGAVFGIIIVVLVSMFVAKQAATSTFREMKNVSLVKPPPPLVTFAFQEEFRINTADKGETHFVKMKLSFGVAKDDTKITNELAERIAQMRDLVNLIVGRKTKDDLIDVEDQLDLREEIKAQINHILSEGKIQEVYFTEFIVN
- the motB gene encoding flagellar motor protein MotB; protein product: MAQQKCPECIQNIPEYMLTYGDMVTLLLCFFIMLYKTGKTNAIEMQIILSAFKTTTGFFDGGQTLSKGKLEEMGMNIESLPSMTTGKALSKSKKTATELFKPEIEAGKVRVTEDERGLVISLVGADYFGPGSAILNDPIKSTLKKASGLIKNLERFVRVEGHCDADAVVPGANPNREERAYLNNWDLAGARAINSTDYLVGVGRLDPSWFQAVSFGSYRPLAVEYEGTPEAKAFNRRIDIVILTDKSTKRGPHESNYGLPKSRVPGSETSTESGF
- a CDS encoding Zn-ribbon domain-containing OB-fold protein, with product METIELNVLKGKKCTSCGFEMTEPAVACTRCGSDSLQEKVFSGKGKIYTYTVVHVGFGHLASRAPYVLAVIDLEEGAKTMCILEGQSEGKPVTESVTIDMPVIFDRMEPKTGSIFKPIQ
- a CDS encoding STAS domain-containing protein, which encodes MSDEFKITVDLEPSVPVLHISGEITSDADEDIINKYHSIPELRRARVILNFHGTSYINSAGLATLISLITKAAESSAKIEFAGLNDHFRKVMDIVGLTDFVLIHNTLQEALG